A part of Papilio machaon chromosome 11, ilPapMach1.1, whole genome shotgun sequence genomic DNA contains:
- the LOC106708658 gene encoding uncharacterized protein LOC106708658 has translation MQCSVILESDHNSGKVKMKNIDNLKNPYVKETNLDNIVDQLCTRLQDIKDKEDTALVGMPTCSPEQSEAVRRYYAAFPALKKGQESPLQYYLPPPAWCRKPTADTKVKMQSEVSMSKDWNTRKKERRNSYHGQKKNKKRWNSYSKSFESKESLPEWVTHEGVWDMETQDPVKEFIRAIALDEGYGTCENTVTDELKDVSAIKLRMKENMVPDWDDTFDLETGWVLSEDLNPRVRSPMDAELYAKFEAKFDRSIEALWSKDQNTPDDEYQDLPIDFQDLLSSPSDHLFADPSAEKCSLISLTESIWSTDATENPFDRANSPTKIADALHDRFKPLNLSDPIEPAAPPELDSFTLYESEELYDALSTVAQTMRSFTAINHSREHSGFVEIPPRRRSRDARVPIAPPQVEERPRSPFPDCEDLLTSSRTHFRPIRREAESDVTRYADGDTFDIRGDLDTVEVRRSDSGGLYIGGSYDRYLEYRSRSIDYGRLNLTAAQRCPDFDDAGFRLRFPMRQNDAAVQTERPDWACEECGRAAKKMRGAMHSIWSEGSACECEYTVRTAPSAAPSAAPRRDDLSREWEELLADISAAHAQYASGAEAGAGGGGGGGEPGEEALVSADRKRRHSAALRGPGLAACTHPHARFLHCCAAALDRPLTR, from the coding sequence GAGACTAATCTAGACAACATTGTTGATCAGCTGTGCACACGACTTCAAGACATCAAGGATAAAGAGGATACGGCACTAGTCGGAATGCCCACGTGTTCTCCAGAACAAAGTGAAGCAGTACGTCGATATTACGCTGCTTTTCCAGCCCTGAAAAAAGGGCAGGAGTCCCCACTGCAATACTATTTGCCTCCCCCAGCGTGGTGTCGAAAACCTACTGCTGATACGAAAGTCAAAATGCAAAGTGAAGTCTCAATGTCTAAAGATTGgaatacaagaaaaaaagaaCGGCGCAACTCCTACCACGGtcagaagaaaaataaaaaacgttgGAACAGCTACAGCAAGTCATTTGAGAGCAAGGAAAGTCTTCCGGAATGGGTGACACATGAAGGGGTATGGGACATGGAAACTCAGGATCCtgttaaagaatttataagAGCTATCGCTTTGGATGAGGGCTATGGTACCTGTGAAAACACCGTCACCGACGAATTGAAAGACGTTTCAGCGATCAAACTGCGAATGAAAGAAAACATGGTGCCAGACTGGGATGACACCTTCGACTTGGAAACCGGGTGGGTTCTATCAGAAGATTTGAACCCCAGAGTCCGTTCACCAATGGATGCAGAGTTGTATGCAAAGTTTGAGGCGAAATTTGATCGGAGTATTGAAGCGCTGTGGTCAAAAGACCAGAATACACCGGACGATGAATACCAAGATCTGCCAATCGATTTCCAGGATTTACTCTCATCTCCCTCCGATCATCTCTTCGCCGACCCTTCAGCCGAGAAGTGTAGTCTGATCTCTCTGACGGAGAGTATCTGGTCGACGGATGCTACCGAAAACCCATTCGACCGCGCCAACTCGCCCACCAAGATCGCCGACGCGCTCCACGATCGCTTCAAGCCGCTGAACCTGAGCGACCCCATCGAGCCGGCGGCGCCGCCCGAGCTGGACTCCTTCACTCTGTACGAGAGCGAGGAGTTGTACGACGCGCTATCGACCGTCGCTCAAACGATGCGCTCGTTCACTGCGATCAACCATAGCCGGGAGCACAGCGGGTTCGTGGAAATACCGCCGCGGAGGCGCAGCCGAGATGCGAGAGTTCCCATTGCACCGCCGCAAGTCGAAGAGCGACCTCGATCGCCGTTCCCGGATTGCGAGGACCTCCTGACGTCGTCTCGCACGCACTTCCGGCCGATCAGGCGCGAGGCCGAGTCCGACGTGACGCGCTACGCCGACGGGGACACGTTCGACATCCGCGGCGACCTCGATACCGTCGAGGTGCGGCGCAGCGACTCCGGCGGACTCTACATCGGCGGCTCCTACGACCGCTATCTCGAGTACCGCTCCAGGAGCATCGACTACGGCCGGCTGAACCTGACGGCGGCGCAGCGGTGCCCCGACTTCGACGACGCCGGCTTCAGGTTGCGGTTTCCGATGCGGCAGAACGACGCGGCCGTGCAGACGGAGCGGCCCGACTGGGCGTGCGAGGAGTGCGGCCGCGCCGCCAAGAAGATGCGCGGCGCCATGCACAGCATCTGGAGCGAGGGCAGCGCCTGCGAGTGCGAGTACACCGTGCGCACCGCGCCCTCGGCCGCGCCCTCCGCCGCGCCGCGTCGCGACGACCTCAGCCGCGAGTGGGAGGAGCTGCTGGCCGACATCAGCGCGGCGCACGCGCAGTACGCGAGCGGCGCGGAGGCCGGGGCGggcggcgggggcgggggcggcgaGCCGGGGGAGGAGGCGCTGGTGAGCGCGGACCGCAAGCGACGGCACAGTGCGGCGCTGCGCGGCCCCGGTCTCGCGGCCTGCACGCACCCGCACGCGCGCTTCCTGCACTGCTGCGCCGCCGCGCTCGACCGCCCGCTCACACGCTGA